A single region of the Neodiprion pinetum isolate iyNeoPine1 chromosome 5, iyNeoPine1.2, whole genome shotgun sequence genome encodes:
- the LOC124220623 gene encoding ATP-binding cassette subfamily C member 4-like isoform X1, with protein sequence MESTEERRDRKNLEERSNIFSRLIFGWTLPIFWKGARHNLTLQDLYDPLKSDESERLGDRLESEWKKELIKAERQFLLIKNGKKQPKPRPSLTWALIRVLWAPYAIQGLLIFVNVVVLRILQPVFQGWIINYFNDKEKQMTRNEALLYAGYLVVVTYGIIFIGRHNNLRTRQIGMCARVACCSLLYRKILRLDQTAMNNAIAGQVTNLMSNDVARLDYLPFYSQYIWLMPFQVLLIGYVMWQSVGVASLAGIGILLMHAIPFQWYLSNISAKLRSAIAARTDKRVQFMSELISGIQVVKMYAWEKPFEFIVSKTRALEMKLIGNTTYLTGIRLSFTILLEEITLFATLITFVLAGNTLTANSTFVIFTLFAALQLTSATFLPQAIVMARETAVSLERIMDFLLLNEIKIPEKVKLESKHGRKCMERIKNEWLEKGIGIEMVNAATNWVYGHLPPTLSNVSIDVKSQSLSVLVGSVGSGKSSLLHLILGELKVGGGSFAFYTSVNGIKTNKDSGDIRISYASQDPWLFSASIRENILFGQPYDKIRYHEVTRVCALVKDFEQWPNGDSSFIGERGASLSGGQRARINLARAIYRDADVYLLDDPLSAVDTGVGRQLFEECIISFLKGKTRILVTHQLQYLRQADSVIVLDHGAVKYQGSYEELVHSSIHLLACQKSEKSDEDKEVEECDEVDTESNKATPAGMNGGDRMTKNCESIQDSRDVTEEKVERGVVSRQLIWKYFSAGGNLSSLIFITTIFIIGQLAISVTDYWVSYWTNQEAVRTKLQSYKSSANDTQYRNGTVGLQHEIDSSSQSQWFDEFGLLNVIPSIYIYAGFVISCIIFVTLRNMLFLRMCINASHNIHSEMFANLLQATMRFFNTNPSGRILNRFSKDIGTMDELLPKTMLESFQILFGMIGSFTMVALVNPWMTIPIVVICGIIYIIGLFYIRTAQDLKRFEGIAKSPVFSHVNSTLDGLPTIRSRGYLEQSLLRKEFDRLQDKHTGTWYLTVAGTAVLGLILDTCLGTFTACVCFSFILMDNETFLGGSVGLAISQSLVMTGTVQYGIRQIAEAISLMTSVERVLQYTKLPKEGPFTTGKPLPDNWPSDGRLIFKNVSMKYAENKPPALKDINIKINPGWKVGIVGRTGAGKSSLVSALFRLTGEGLDGVIELDGIDTKSVGLQELRPRISIIPQEPILFSATLRYNLDPFEQYSDTELWHSIREVELGNVISSLDIPVDRGGANFSVGQRQLICLARAILKNNQLLVLDEATANIDRSTDNLIQNAIRQRFATCTVLTIAHRLNTIMDSDRVLVMGEGRILEFDHPYLLLKDPNSHFSQMLQQTGKAIAHKLAKISEDSYQLSCDCRKTSDFILEVHQPLDTQ encoded by the exons ATGGAGAGTACCGAAGAGCGACGTGATCGAAAGAATCTTGAGGAAAGATCGAACATATTCAGCCGGTTGATTTTTGG ATGGACGTTGCCGATTTTTTGGAAGGGAGCGAGGCATAATTTGACATTACAAGATCTATACGACCCTTTGAAGTCCGATGAATCCGAGAGGCTCGGGGATCGTCTGGAAAG TGAGTGGAAAAAGGAGTTGATAAAAGCAGAACGACAATTCCTTCTGAtcaaaaatgggaaaaagcAACCGAAGCCGAGACCGAGCTTGACGTGGGCGTTGATTCGGGTTCTGTGGGCCCCGTACGCGATACAAGGACTGCTCATTTTCGTAAATGTGGTGGTGCTGCGTATTCTACAACCAGTATTCCAGGGATGGATAATAAATTACTTCAATGATAAGGAAAAACAGATGACAAGAAATGAAGCTCTTCTCTACGCTGGCTACCTTGTCGTTGTAACTTATGGTATTATCTTCATCGGTCGTCACAACAATCTGCGTACTAGACAGATTGGGATGTGTGCCAGGGTTGCGTGCTGCTCGTTGTTATACAGAAAG ATCCTACGGCTGGATCAGACTGCGATGAACAACGCGATTGCGGGACAAGTCACCAATTTGATGAGCAACGACGTAGCCCGGCTCGATTACCTTCCGTTCTATTCTCAATACATTTGGCTCATGCCGTTCCAG GTGTTATTGATCGGATACGTGATGTGGCAGTCAGTTGGTGTGGCTTCGTTGGCAGGCATCGGCATCCTGCTAATGCATGCAATACCTTTTCAATGGTACCTTAGCAACATCAGTGCGAAACTGAGATCAGCAATTGCGGCGAGGACTGATAAGCGAGTGCAATTCATGAGCGAACTGATTTCCGGAATACAG GTAGTCAAAATGTATGCTTGGGAAAAACCATTTGAGTTCATCGTATCGAAAACTCGAGCTTTAGAGATGAAACTGATTGGCAATACCACGTACCTTACAGGAATACGTCTCAGTTTTACGATATTGTTGGAGGAAATCACTCTTTTCGCAACGCTGATCACATTTGTTCTGGCTGGGAACACCCTTACTGCAAATAGTACTTTCGTGATATTTACACTTTTCGCCGCGCTTCAATTAACGAGCGCAACTTTCTTACCTCAAGCAATAGTCATGGCTCGCGAAACTGCTGTATCTCTAGAGAGAATAATG GATTTTTTACTCTTGAATGAAATCAAAATCCctgaaaaagtgaaattagAATCAAAACATGGCAGAAAGTGTATGGAAAGGATAAAAAATGAGTGGCTCGAAAAAGGAATTGGAATCGAGATGGTTAACGCCGCAACCAACTGGGTTTACGGCCACCTGCCACCTACTTTGAGTAACGTGTCGATAGATGTGAAAAGTCAGTCGCTCTCTGTTCTTGTGGGGTCAGTTGGCTCCGGGAAATCATCTCTGCTTCACCTCATATTAGGAGAGTTGAAAGTGGGAGGTGGAAGCTTCGCGTTTTACACAAGTGTAAACGGTATCAAGACTAACAAAGACAGTGGCGATATTCGTATTTCTTATGCTAGCCAAGATCCTTGGCTTTTCTCTGCCTCCATACGTGAGAATATTCTGTTCGGCCAGCCGTACGACAAAATTCGATACCACGAG GTGACACGAGTTTGTGCGCTGGTCAAAGACTTTGAACAATGGCCTAATGGTGATTCCAGCTTTATCGGGGAAAGAGGCGCGTCTCTGTCCGGAGGCCAGAGAGCCCGCATCAATTTGGCCAGAGCTATTTACAGAGATGCCGATGTCTACTTGCTCGATGATCCACTCAGTGCTGTTGATACTGGTGTAGGTCGTCAATTGTTCGAAGAATGTATCATCAGCTTCCTAAAGGGAAAAACTCGAATACTCGTTACTCATCAACTGCAATATCTTCGGCAGGCTGACAGTGTTATAGTTCTCGATCAC GGAGCAGTAAAGTACCAGGGATCATACGAAGAGCTGGTCCATTCTAGTATTCACTTATTAGCTTGCCAAAAGTCGGAGAAATCTGATGAAGACAAGGAAGTCGAAGAATGTGACGAAGTTGACACAGAGTCCAATAAG GCAACACCTGCAGGTATGAACGGCGGTGATAGGATGACGAAAAACTGTGAAAGCATTCAAGATTCCAGGGATGTCACCGAGGAAAAGGTGGAGAGGGGTGTTGTGTCGCGCCAATTAATCTGGAAGTATTTTTCGGCCGGCGGTAATCTGTCCTCGCTGATTTTCATCACGACAATTTTCATAATCGGGCAACTGGCAATAAGCGTGACCGATTACTGGGTATCATACTGGACCAACCAAGAGGCCGTCAGAACTAAGTTACAGTCCTACAAATCCAGTGCAAACGATACGCAGTATCGTAACGGTACCGTAGGCCTTCAGCACGAGATTGACTCTTCATCCCAATCGCAGTGGTTTGACGAATTCGGGCTACTAAATGTGATTCcgagtatatatatttacgcaGGGTTTGTCATCAGCTGCATTATTTTCGTTACACTGCGTAACATGCTTTTTTTAAGAATGTGTATTAATGCCAGTCACAATATACACAGTGAAATGTTCGCCAACCTCTTGCAGGCCACCATGAGATTCTTCAATACTAATCCATCTG gAAGGATACTTAATAGGTTCTCAAAGGACATTGGCACAATGGATGAACTGCTGCCCAAGACCATGTTGgaatcatttcaaattttgttcgGGATGATCGGATCTTTTACGATGGTGGCCCTAGTCAATCCGTGGATGACCATTCCTATAGTTGTAATTTGTGGAATCATTTACATAATCGGGCTATTCTATATTCGAACAGCGCAAGACCTGAAACGGTTCGAAGGAATTG CTAAGAGCCCCGTGTTTTCACACGTCAATTCAACTCTGGATGGGCTACCGACAATACGGAGCAGAGGTTATTTAGAGCAATCACTACTGCGGAAAGAATTCGATCGTCTGCAGGACAAACATACTGGGACCTGGTATCTCACTGTTGCGGGAACCGCCGTATTGGGACTGATACTTGATACTTGTTTGGGCACTTTTACTGCTTGTGTATGCTTTTCGTTCATCCTCATGGACAATG AAACTTTTCTTGGAGGATCTGTGGGACTCGCTATTTCTCAATCTCTAGTCATGACTGGGACGGTCCAATACGGAATACGACAGATTGCCGAAGCGATCTCGCTAATGACTTCGGTCGAAAGAGTCTTACAGTACACGAAATTACCCAAGGAGGGTCCGTTTACTACTGGAAAACCTCTTCCGGACAATTGGCCTTCTGATGGTCGATTGATCTTTAAAAACGTCAGCATGAAATATGCCGAGAATAAACCACCAGCTTTGAAG GATATCAACATCAAAATAAATCCTGGGTGGAAAGTTGGCATTGTGGGAAGAACTGGAGCTGGTAAATCTTCCCTGGTATCGGCGCTATTTCGTTTAACCGGGGAGGGATTGGATGGTGTAATAGAATTAGATGGGATTGACACGAAATCAGTAGGGCTGCAAGAGTTACGTCCACGAATCTCGATAATCCCTCAGGAGCCAATTTTGTTCTCGGCAACTCTCCGCTACAACTTGGACCCCTTTGAACAATACTCAGACACCGAGCTTTGGCACAGCATCCGTGAAGTGGAACTTGGAAATGTGATTTCATCCCTGGACATTCCAGTTGACAGAGGTGGAGCCAACTTCAGCGTTGGGCAACGCCAGTTAATCTGCCTGGCCAGAGCCATCCTCAAGAACAATCAGCTACTCGTGCTTGACGAAGCCACCGCAAACATTGATCGTAG CACCGACAATTTGATTCAAAACGCCATAAGACAAAGATTCGCAACCTGTACGGTTTTGACGATAGCGCATCGATTGAATACGATAATGGACAGTGACCGAGTGTTGGTTATGGGAGAAGGCCGAATCCTG GAATTCGATCATCCATATTTGCTGTTGAAAGATCCGAATAGTCACTTTTCGCAAATGCTCCAACAAACTGGGAAAGCGATAGCACACAAGCTTGCCAAAATTTCTGAAGATAGCTATCAACTGAGCTGTGACTGCCGGAAGACATCGGATTTCATTCTCGAAGTTCATCAACCACTGGATACGCAATAA
- the LOC124220623 gene encoding ATP-binding cassette subfamily C member 4-like isoform X2: MNNAIAGQVTNLMSNDVARLDYLPFYSQYIWLMPFQVLLIGYVMWQSVGVASLAGIGILLMHAIPFQWYLSNISAKLRSAIAARTDKRVQFMSELISGIQVVKMYAWEKPFEFIVSKTRALEMKLIGNTTYLTGIRLSFTILLEEITLFATLITFVLAGNTLTANSTFVIFTLFAALQLTSATFLPQAIVMARETAVSLERIMDFLLLNEIKIPEKVKLESKHGRKCMERIKNEWLEKGIGIEMVNAATNWVYGHLPPTLSNVSIDVKSQSLSVLVGSVGSGKSSLLHLILGELKVGGGSFAFYTSVNGIKTNKDSGDIRISYASQDPWLFSASIRENILFGQPYDKIRYHEVTRVCALVKDFEQWPNGDSSFIGERGASLSGGQRARINLARAIYRDADVYLLDDPLSAVDTGVGRQLFEECIISFLKGKTRILVTHQLQYLRQADSVIVLDHGAVKYQGSYEELVHSSIHLLACQKSEKSDEDKEVEECDEVDTESNKATPAGMNGGDRMTKNCESIQDSRDVTEEKVERGVVSRQLIWKYFSAGGNLSSLIFITTIFIIGQLAISVTDYWVSYWTNQEAVRTKLQSYKSSANDTQYRNGTVGLQHEIDSSSQSQWFDEFGLLNVIPSIYIYAGFVISCIIFVTLRNMLFLRMCINASHNIHSEMFANLLQATMRFFNTNPSGRILNRFSKDIGTMDELLPKTMLESFQILFGMIGSFTMVALVNPWMTIPIVVICGIIYIIGLFYIRTAQDLKRFEGIAKSPVFSHVNSTLDGLPTIRSRGYLEQSLLRKEFDRLQDKHTGTWYLTVAGTAVLGLILDTCLGTFTACVCFSFILMDNETFLGGSVGLAISQSLVMTGTVQYGIRQIAEAISLMTSVERVLQYTKLPKEGPFTTGKPLPDNWPSDGRLIFKNVSMKYAENKPPALKDINIKINPGWKVGIVGRTGAGKSSLVSALFRLTGEGLDGVIELDGIDTKSVGLQELRPRISIIPQEPILFSATLRYNLDPFEQYSDTELWHSIREVELGNVISSLDIPVDRGGANFSVGQRQLICLARAILKNNQLLVLDEATANIDRSTDNLIQNAIRQRFATCTVLTIAHRLNTIMDSDRVLVMGEGRILEFDHPYLLLKDPNSHFSQMLQQTGKAIAHKLAKISEDSYQLSCDCRKTSDFILEVHQPLDTQ; this comes from the exons ATGAACAACGCGATTGCGGGACAAGTCACCAATTTGATGAGCAACGACGTAGCCCGGCTCGATTACCTTCCGTTCTATTCTCAATACATTTGGCTCATGCCGTTCCAG GTGTTATTGATCGGATACGTGATGTGGCAGTCAGTTGGTGTGGCTTCGTTGGCAGGCATCGGCATCCTGCTAATGCATGCAATACCTTTTCAATGGTACCTTAGCAACATCAGTGCGAAACTGAGATCAGCAATTGCGGCGAGGACTGATAAGCGAGTGCAATTCATGAGCGAACTGATTTCCGGAATACAG GTAGTCAAAATGTATGCTTGGGAAAAACCATTTGAGTTCATCGTATCGAAAACTCGAGCTTTAGAGATGAAACTGATTGGCAATACCACGTACCTTACAGGAATACGTCTCAGTTTTACGATATTGTTGGAGGAAATCACTCTTTTCGCAACGCTGATCACATTTGTTCTGGCTGGGAACACCCTTACTGCAAATAGTACTTTCGTGATATTTACACTTTTCGCCGCGCTTCAATTAACGAGCGCAACTTTCTTACCTCAAGCAATAGTCATGGCTCGCGAAACTGCTGTATCTCTAGAGAGAATAATG GATTTTTTACTCTTGAATGAAATCAAAATCCctgaaaaagtgaaattagAATCAAAACATGGCAGAAAGTGTATGGAAAGGATAAAAAATGAGTGGCTCGAAAAAGGAATTGGAATCGAGATGGTTAACGCCGCAACCAACTGGGTTTACGGCCACCTGCCACCTACTTTGAGTAACGTGTCGATAGATGTGAAAAGTCAGTCGCTCTCTGTTCTTGTGGGGTCAGTTGGCTCCGGGAAATCATCTCTGCTTCACCTCATATTAGGAGAGTTGAAAGTGGGAGGTGGAAGCTTCGCGTTTTACACAAGTGTAAACGGTATCAAGACTAACAAAGACAGTGGCGATATTCGTATTTCTTATGCTAGCCAAGATCCTTGGCTTTTCTCTGCCTCCATACGTGAGAATATTCTGTTCGGCCAGCCGTACGACAAAATTCGATACCACGAG GTGACACGAGTTTGTGCGCTGGTCAAAGACTTTGAACAATGGCCTAATGGTGATTCCAGCTTTATCGGGGAAAGAGGCGCGTCTCTGTCCGGAGGCCAGAGAGCCCGCATCAATTTGGCCAGAGCTATTTACAGAGATGCCGATGTCTACTTGCTCGATGATCCACTCAGTGCTGTTGATACTGGTGTAGGTCGTCAATTGTTCGAAGAATGTATCATCAGCTTCCTAAAGGGAAAAACTCGAATACTCGTTACTCATCAACTGCAATATCTTCGGCAGGCTGACAGTGTTATAGTTCTCGATCAC GGAGCAGTAAAGTACCAGGGATCATACGAAGAGCTGGTCCATTCTAGTATTCACTTATTAGCTTGCCAAAAGTCGGAGAAATCTGATGAAGACAAGGAAGTCGAAGAATGTGACGAAGTTGACACAGAGTCCAATAAG GCAACACCTGCAGGTATGAACGGCGGTGATAGGATGACGAAAAACTGTGAAAGCATTCAAGATTCCAGGGATGTCACCGAGGAAAAGGTGGAGAGGGGTGTTGTGTCGCGCCAATTAATCTGGAAGTATTTTTCGGCCGGCGGTAATCTGTCCTCGCTGATTTTCATCACGACAATTTTCATAATCGGGCAACTGGCAATAAGCGTGACCGATTACTGGGTATCATACTGGACCAACCAAGAGGCCGTCAGAACTAAGTTACAGTCCTACAAATCCAGTGCAAACGATACGCAGTATCGTAACGGTACCGTAGGCCTTCAGCACGAGATTGACTCTTCATCCCAATCGCAGTGGTTTGACGAATTCGGGCTACTAAATGTGATTCcgagtatatatatttacgcaGGGTTTGTCATCAGCTGCATTATTTTCGTTACACTGCGTAACATGCTTTTTTTAAGAATGTGTATTAATGCCAGTCACAATATACACAGTGAAATGTTCGCCAACCTCTTGCAGGCCACCATGAGATTCTTCAATACTAATCCATCTG gAAGGATACTTAATAGGTTCTCAAAGGACATTGGCACAATGGATGAACTGCTGCCCAAGACCATGTTGgaatcatttcaaattttgttcgGGATGATCGGATCTTTTACGATGGTGGCCCTAGTCAATCCGTGGATGACCATTCCTATAGTTGTAATTTGTGGAATCATTTACATAATCGGGCTATTCTATATTCGAACAGCGCAAGACCTGAAACGGTTCGAAGGAATTG CTAAGAGCCCCGTGTTTTCACACGTCAATTCAACTCTGGATGGGCTACCGACAATACGGAGCAGAGGTTATTTAGAGCAATCACTACTGCGGAAAGAATTCGATCGTCTGCAGGACAAACATACTGGGACCTGGTATCTCACTGTTGCGGGAACCGCCGTATTGGGACTGATACTTGATACTTGTTTGGGCACTTTTACTGCTTGTGTATGCTTTTCGTTCATCCTCATGGACAATG AAACTTTTCTTGGAGGATCTGTGGGACTCGCTATTTCTCAATCTCTAGTCATGACTGGGACGGTCCAATACGGAATACGACAGATTGCCGAAGCGATCTCGCTAATGACTTCGGTCGAAAGAGTCTTACAGTACACGAAATTACCCAAGGAGGGTCCGTTTACTACTGGAAAACCTCTTCCGGACAATTGGCCTTCTGATGGTCGATTGATCTTTAAAAACGTCAGCATGAAATATGCCGAGAATAAACCACCAGCTTTGAAG GATATCAACATCAAAATAAATCCTGGGTGGAAAGTTGGCATTGTGGGAAGAACTGGAGCTGGTAAATCTTCCCTGGTATCGGCGCTATTTCGTTTAACCGGGGAGGGATTGGATGGTGTAATAGAATTAGATGGGATTGACACGAAATCAGTAGGGCTGCAAGAGTTACGTCCACGAATCTCGATAATCCCTCAGGAGCCAATTTTGTTCTCGGCAACTCTCCGCTACAACTTGGACCCCTTTGAACAATACTCAGACACCGAGCTTTGGCACAGCATCCGTGAAGTGGAACTTGGAAATGTGATTTCATCCCTGGACATTCCAGTTGACAGAGGTGGAGCCAACTTCAGCGTTGGGCAACGCCAGTTAATCTGCCTGGCCAGAGCCATCCTCAAGAACAATCAGCTACTCGTGCTTGACGAAGCCACCGCAAACATTGATCGTAG CACCGACAATTTGATTCAAAACGCCATAAGACAAAGATTCGCAACCTGTACGGTTTTGACGATAGCGCATCGATTGAATACGATAATGGACAGTGACCGAGTGTTGGTTATGGGAGAAGGCCGAATCCTG GAATTCGATCATCCATATTTGCTGTTGAAAGATCCGAATAGTCACTTTTCGCAAATGCTCCAACAAACTGGGAAAGCGATAGCACACAAGCTTGCCAAAATTTCTGAAGATAGCTATCAACTGAGCTGTGACTGCCGGAAGACATCGGATTTCATTCTCGAAGTTCATCAACCACTGGATACGCAATAA
- the LOC124220625 gene encoding ATP-binding cassette sub-family C member 4-like, protein MHANNETRDRKNLEERSNIFSLLFFGWTFPIFREGARRNLKLEDLYDPLKSDASESLGDRLEKEWKKELMNANRNWSLVRNQRNHPRPTPSLMWTLIRILWAPYLVQGLLLFAQLMVLRVLQPILQGWIIDYFNQAEDQITQNDALLYSVYLVVVTLSVVFVTHHTDFRNRQTGMRARVACCSLIYRKVLRLDQNATNNAAGLIANLMSNDVARFDSLPAYFHFVWISPFQVVLIGYVMWQIVGPTSLVGIVVMMLQTIPLQGYLSTVSRKLRSKIAAKTDYRVQLMSELISGIQVVKMYAWEKPFELIVSKVRAVEMKLVRYTSYLRGIYLSITVFTEKTTLFLTLIVFVLNGNSLTANITFVLSTLFNVLQFTCAICLPKAILMAGETAVSLERITDFLLLDESKSLETVNIPSVCGVQTVEEPTTSGHQTDNGIGIQMINVGANWIDSQIPPTLCHISLDLKNQSLCALVGSIGSGKSSLLHLILGELKLGAGSVSFYCIENGIRTTKNSHDIRISYAGQNPWVFLASIRENILFGQPYDESRYQEVTRVCALVEDFEQFPQGDLSCVGEKGASLSGGQRARINLARAIYRNADVYLLDDPLSAVDTGVARHLFEKCIKGFLDQKTRILVTHQVQYLQQADTVIVLDRGMVKSQGTYENLVQSQSQLLTSEQSKELDELGRIKKNIQVTPTATNSNDQLAEEFKTVENSRDIPEEEVTTGNMSSQVYWSYFLAGGNICSLIFIATIFVIGQVATTGIDYWVSYWSNQEAIRFTLQSKRFNTSNTSSHMNIDDNQLLLYSTSHSQWIDEFGLLHQDVAIYIYAGCIVSCIILVTLRHLLFMKMCVNASCNLHNSMFANILVTTMRFFNTNPSGRILNRFSKDMGAMDELLPNTMLEALQILTMMIGMFTIVAVVNPWMIIPIVIINGIFYVIRFYYLKTAQDIKRLEGIAKSPMFSHVTSTLDGLTTIRSRGTAVESMLRKEFDRLQDEHTRASYLTIAGASVFGLTLDICSVILIACVCFSFILMDDVSRKLSRRICGTCYISISGHVWSGSIWYVADC, encoded by the exons atgcATGCAAATAACGAGACACGCGACCGGAAGAATCTCGAGGAAAGATCGAATATATTCAGCTTGTTGTTTTTCGG GTGGACATTTCCGATTTTTCGAGAGGGAGCGAGGCGTAATTTGAAGTTAGAAGATTTGTACGACCCCTTGAAATCTGACGCATCCGAGAGCCTCGGCGATCGACTTGAAAA AGAGTGGAAAAAGGAGTTGATGAATGCAAACCGAAATTGGAGTCTGGTGAGAAATCAGAGGAATCATCCAAGGCCAACACCAAGTTTGATGTGGACGTTGATTCGGATTCTTTGGGCACCATATTTGGTGCAAGGACTGCTCCTCTTCGCACAACTGATGGTACTGCGTGTTCTACAACCGATACTCCAGGGTTGGATAATCGACTACTTCAATCAGGCAGAAGATCAGATAACACAAAACGATGCTCTCCTCTATTCTGTTTATCTGGTTGTTGTCACTCTCAGTGTTGTCTTCGTAACTCATCACACCGATTTTCGGAATCGGCAGACCGGAATGCGCGCAAGGGTTGCATGCTGCTCGTTAATATACAGAAAG GTTCTACGGTTAGATCAGAATGCGACGAACAATGCGGCGGGCTTAATAGCTAATTTGATGAGTAATGATGTCGCACGTTTCGATTCGTTACCGGCATATTTTCACTTCGTCTGGATCTCGCCATTCCAG GTCGTATTGATTGGATATGTGATGTGGCAAATCGTCGGTCCAACTTCGTTAGTAGGAATCGTCGTCATGATGTTACAGACCATTCCTCTTCAAGGGTACTTGAGTACCGTCAGCAGGAAGCTACGGTCGAAGATTGCGGCGAAGACGGATTACCGGGTACAACTGATGAGTGAACTGATTTCTGGAATACAG GTTGTCAAGATGTACGCGTGGGAAAAACCATTTGAGTTGATAGTATCGAAAGTTCGAGCGGTGGAGATGAAACTGGTCCGGTATACGTCGTACCTCAGGGGAATATATCTGAGTATTACGGTCTTCACGGAAAAAACCACTCTTTTCTTAACACTGATTGTATTCGTTCTTAATGGGAACTCGCTTACTGCAAATATTACATTCGTATTATCAACGCTATTCAATGTACTACAATTCACGTGTGCTATATGCTTACCCAAGGCAATACTCATGGCTGGTGAAACTGCTGTATCTCTGGAGAGAATAACG GACTTTCTACTTTTGGACGAAAGTAAATCACTAGAAACAGTCAATATCCCATCGGTCTGCGGGGTGCAGACTGTGGAAGAACCCACGACATCAGGTCATCAAACCGATAATGGAATTGGAATCCAAATGATCAACGTTGGGGCAAACTGGATTGATAGTCAGATACCACCGACTTTGTGTCACATATCGctggatttaaaaaatcagtCACTCTGTGCTCTCGTGGGTTCGATTGGTTCGGGAAAATCATCTCTGCTTCACCTGATATTAGGGGAGTTGAAACTGGGAGCTGGAAGCGTGTCGTTCTATTGTATTGAAAATGGTATCAGGACTACTAAAAATAGTCACGATATTCGTATTTCATATGCTGGCCAAAACCCTTGGGTTTTCCTTGCCTCCATACGCGAGAACATTCTATTCGGCCAGCCGTATGACGAAAGTCGATACCAAGAG GTGACACGAGTTTGCGCTCTGGTCGAAGACTTCGAACAGTTTCCCCAAGGTGATTTGAGCTGTGTGGGAGAAAAAGGAGCGTCTTTGTCCGGGGGCCAGAGAGCCCGTATCAATTTGGCTAGAGCTATTTACAGAAATGCCGATGTCTACCTCCTGGATGATCCTCTCAGTGCTGTAGACACTGGCGTGGCTCGTCACTTGTTCGAAAAATGCATTAAGGGCTTCCTGGATCAAAAGACTCGAATACTCGTTACTCATCAAGTACAATATCTTCAGCAAGCTGACACTGTTATAGTTCTCGATCGG GGCATGGTGAAGAGCCAGGGGACATACGAAAATCTGGTCCAATCGCAATCCCAGTTGTTAACTTCTGAGCAGTCCAAAGAACTCGACGAATTaggaagaattaaaaaaaatatccag GTGACGCCTACAGCTACGAATAGCAATGATCAGCTGGCGGAAGAGTTCAAAACCGTTGAAAACTCCAGAGATATCCCAGAAGAAGAGGTAACGACAGGAAATATGTCGAGTCAAGTATACTGGAGCTATTTCCTGGCGGGTGGTAATATCTGCTCGTTGATTTTTATCGCGACAATTTTTGTGATCGGTCAAGTGGCGACAACCGGGATCGATTACTGGGTATCGTACTGGAGTAACCAAGAAGCTATCAGATTCACGCTACAATCTAAAAGATTCAATACTTCCAATACAAGCAGTCACATGAATATTGACGATAATCAGCTACTGCTGTACTCGACATCCCATTCGCAGTGGATTGATGAATTCGGACTGCTGCATCAAGACGTGGCAATTTATATCTACGCCGGATGTATTGTCAGCTGTATTATCCTCGTTACACTACGCCACTTGCTCTTCATGAAGATGTGCGTCAATGCCAGCTGCAATCTACACAATTCCATGTTCGCCAACATTCTTGTAACTACTATGCGGTTCTTCAATACTAATCCATCTG gAAGGATTCTCAATAGATTCTCCAAGGACATGGGTGCGATGGATGAACTGCTGCCCAACACCATGCTGGAAGCACTTCAAATTTTGACTATGATGATAGGAATGTTTACGATAGTGGCTGTGGTTAACCCGTGGATGATCATCCCCATAGTTATCATCAATGGAATCTTCTACGTGATTCGGTTCTACTACCTTAAAACGGCGCAGGACATCAAACGACTCGAGGGGATCG caAAGAGTCCCATGTTTTCACACGTCACTTCTACTTTGGATGGGCTAACGACAATACGAAGCCGAGGCACCGCAGTAGAATCAATGTTGCGAAAAGAATTTGATCGTCTTCAAGACGAACACACCAGGGCCTCGTACCTTACTATTGCAGGGGCCTCTGTTTTTGGGCTGACCCTCGATATTTGTTCAGTGATTTTGATTGCTTGCGTTTGCTTTTCATTCATCCTCATGGACGACG TTTCTAGGAAACTTTCTCGGAGGATCTGTGGGACTTGCTATATCTCAATCTCTGGCCATGTCTGGAGTGGTTCAATATGGTATGTGGCAGACTGCTGA